tttaaacccttattgcaaaagtcagcaaatatgtccagtttggggtatgggccctaaaaactataaatatcgagcttcactctctttaagaaccAAATTGGGGGTGGAATGTACCCTAGAaggttggtcccgaatgttgacttcaggttcgtggtctactcccaaatacctttcatttgagccccatatttcgatagTCGGCagacatgttcggtttggggctGTTTTAAAGGATGGggcagccactcagtgacttggctttgaaaatatctatcagactggtgttctattctaaaatacctctttattgagcctcatattgcaatttttAGAAAATACGTCCTGTTTAGGTtgtgttatggggatggggtggcccaatatacactttttcctgaatattgatttcagattcgcgctttactcccaaagaccttccatttgagacccatattgctatggtcgtaaacaTTTCCTGTTTGGGGTTATTTTAGGAGGGTGcgcaccccaaacacttgatttcacatttggatatcagattcgtattctacactcaaataccatctatttgagtcccatattgccatggtcagtaaataagtgctatttggagggtgttttagggaaggggaggacccccaaaaacttggtcccacatttgggtatcaggttcgtattctactcgcaaatatctttcatttgagtcccttattgtcatggtcggtaaaaatgtccgatttattggtgttttgggggttgggatgttcccccaaatacttggtccgacaattggatatcagatatcacctaggaaccccatccgaaatttatataccaaatTTTCGTATTTAGGTAACTATAAGACGgcacaaaaatttcgcttaaattgcaccacccatatccaagatctggcgttttcgaatattagggtaagggggagggtttgtATTACTACCTAACTCCTAAGAATTCAATAAAGCCCTCTGCTCTGGGCCCGCATTCGAGCCAGGCCCGTCTGCTAGTAGCTGgaactgcagtcgcggaaacCGGCAGGCACCGGTTCTTGCTTAAATAATCACTCAGCTCGATACAAGACGAGTTTTTGGAGCctttaaaaaaataaccaatggccatcatgttcccgcagGGATTGGctgtatagaccggaacgagcttgttcacctaTAAAAGCTTGgccacagcaacaacaaccgcTGAAcgttttttctaatgttctcgctaggattcaaaCTCAGGCGTCATTGGCGCACTTGCCACTTGCTACGGTGGCTGCCACTACGCTAAAACGGGCACTCCAACTTAACCAAACCTAAAAGCTAGCCTCTcgaatttttacacaaattctTGATGTGTTTGTCGGGTGGTAATGTAAATGAGCAATGTTCTTCCAAGTTTAGAGATAAATAGCTCCCACGCCAATACaccaatttgacttattgagcactTAGAGGGCAAATTACCAATCCTCTTATCCTTTTCGGTATATCATTTCAGAAACAAGTGCGACACACAGTTGAATAATATTAAGATCTGTCataatgccgccctccgaactgcgacgggctgtctcctcagttctcacgtggaccacctccatcagaagacaaagGTCCTACcaatgcgaagacataactgcaTGCTGTCtaggcaataccttttgggctgttatcacagagttcatccaaatcatcaccttttggatagatatccaccgcccagaagcctgaagcatgatctagagtgtgaggttcagcgctacaagtgagagcctctagatcaagcggtagcagatgcggtgaatagctacagggtgaatgtagtctttggagaacgaccgcctcccattgcaccagaAGATATtggcctcccccggcaaaccagagtagttctggctcaattacattccggcagatgcaaccGCCTCAACTCCAACAAGGCAAGGATTGATGtcgacgtgcaggatgtatttaactgcccagccagatccactcaactcagacccagatcctagcttagtcgcagagttcctggatctggacactcaacagaatcaagcagacgaaagactgctacaacaacaacaaatactgGCCTTCCCTCAATTGTTGCATTatgatccatttattaccttcctaaagaaagtaccaaatggttccAAAGTCCGTTTTCCCCAATTCATGACatgatttcaatattttttgttttttgcttatttAGTATCAGTCCTTATATAAATTCTTACTTACCACTCCTAGTTAGTCtccaacttaaaatttcatcaattaCCGCTTTGACATTGATGTCAAAAGGGATGGGCTTCCATGATCTGAATTAAGCGCTATGACTTCAGTTATATTGGCTAAATTCGAATTCATGTTATGGGGATAGTAAAACGAGGGAGGCGGTGGCGGATGTGTATGTGGATGCGGATGTGATGCATGATAATTATGTAAATAGGAGGAACTGGATGGTGCTGTGGCAGCAGTCGGCTGAAATCCTACTGCGGGGCTAGAAGACACTGATGTTGTGGCTGCTGCTGaagatgatgttgatgttgttgtatgTAATGTCTGCATTGCACAAGTGCTGGTTGCTGATGCCTGTGTATTGGGTGGTTGTGATCGATGTTGTTGTTCTTCTGGGGATTGATGCGTATGATGctgatatgttgttgttgttgtggtataCGGACCTCCGCCGCTGTTATTTCGATTTGTAATTCCACCTCTGTTTGAGTTGCTCTATAAGCCGGTAATAACAACTTCATGCTGAGCATCATCATCCATATCAGGCATTTCCTGTTTATGGTGCATCATTTGGTCGTTATCATGATGATGATTTTGTTGCTGAGAGACGGGAGTTTGGGCGGGTTGTCTAGGTGCTGTCTGACCATATTTTTCATGAATACCACGATGTCGTTTGAGAGCAAAACGATCGGCAAATGCTGCCGAGCAGATATCACATTTAAAGGGTTTCTCGCCCGAATGTACTTTGGCATGATTCTTTAGATGGGCCGCTTGCGAGAAGGCAGAGCCACATATTTCACATTTGTAGGGCTTTTCGCCAGTGTGGATGCGCCTATGATTCCACAAAGTGGCATGGCGGGCAAATCCTTTGTCACATACCTCACACACATAGGGCCTTTCGCCGCTGTGAGTGCGTTCATGATTTTTCAAATGTGGAGATTGGGAGAACTGCATGCCGCAGGTTTGACATCTGCAAGAGAGAAAAGTTAAAAAGCTGACCTTTGGGGAGATTAAAAGCACAGAGACTTACTTGTAAGGCTTTTCTCCTGTGTGTATGCGTGCATGATTTTTCAAATACACTGCCTTGGCAAAGGCCAAACCACATATGGTGCATTTATAGTTCTTTTCGCCACTATGCAGTTTCTTGTGAGACCACAGGCTGGAGTATCGAGAGAAGGTGCCTCCACAAATATTGCAAGTAAAGGGCTTGGCATTTCTGAAGTCgtaagagaaaaaaattgttaatgaaTATCTATTTTCTTTGAGAATACTTGTTTGCGGGGTTGGTGTTGCCCCGTAATATATACTTTTCTTACTCTGTCTTTATAGAGGCCACGGCTTGCGATGTCTGCTGCTTGGACGCTGGCGCACCAGAGCCTACATACACCATGCCCGAGCCATTGCATTTGTTGCATTTGGTTACTTTGGCCGAGGAACATTTCTTCTTCGATCCATGACAGGAAGATTCTCTCTTAGAGTTGTTGGCCCCGGATGAATGTGAGCTATTCGTGGGTGCAGGCTGTTGTGTGGTCACCACTTGAATTTGTTGCTGGCCCTGGGCATTGGTGGAAATAATTTGTACCGGTTGCTGTATCATGGTGgtaccaccaccacctccaccaccaCTTAGGGAGTCCATGGAGGACTCTGAATTGCCGCTGCCCAAATCGTTCATTTCGA
The Stomoxys calcitrans chromosome 3, idStoCalc2.1, whole genome shotgun sequence genome window above contains:
- the LOC106088849 gene encoding zinc finger protein 616, with product MMEDLTKNIIFTNALGANVQPTTIQYQTADGTILKQPKIEGQKEQPTFYYTTTNGNGTTVNLAQLTTEDNKTCYIAQPVGGYNYALVNGMQLNQLNQGGTIGIATLDPQGRLQIVNQNKPLAASLQTISPIQNTISNISFKCDVCGLMFSHLALLNHHKRTHAQDGTEQHQSQQETIQLVNAQGLVQTQNIITENGQMGQIQIVATEALESANPVLQQQQQQQQQQQATQQTLQQQQQQQQQHQTQHQQQTQQQQQTQQHGNDVLTQNSVGKSLKLDHSKCNTCGSQIVQPAKRKGAKITRCDSCIQAEQAQQAVLAAQQVQPTQIFVAPDGEIKFEMNDLGSGNSESSMDSLSGGGGGGGTTMIQQPVQIISTNAQGQQQIQVVTTQQPAPTNSSHSSGANNSKRESSCHGSKKKCSSAKVTKCNKCNGSGMVYVGSGAPASKQQTSQAVASIKTENAKPFTCNICGGTFSRYSSLWSHKKLHSGEKNYKCTICGLAFAKAVYLKNHARIHTGEKPYKCQTCGMQFSQSPHLKNHERTHSGERPYVCEVCDKGFARHATLWNHRRIHTGEKPYKCEICGSAFSQAAHLKNHAKVHSGEKPFKCDICSAAFADRFALKRHRGIHEKYGQTAPRQPAQTPVSQQQNHHHDNDQMMHHKQEMPDMDDDAQHEVVITGL